The uncultured Desulfobulbus sp. genome window below encodes:
- a CDS encoding transporter, translating into MKKGVLALICTCFLIPSVSWATANMRDYIPAPADTFLSMLYYHNVTADDSYQDGNKVASVDLSQNLFLLREVYYTKIGSIVADPQFILPFGNASLNGQSSDGIGDLILLCTFWVHNNPETKTYIGVTPYLYLPTGEYDRNSAINMGSNRYAFEAEVGFVKGWEIQPGHNLFLEVSPSVTFYGDNDDYGVNNELSQDPVFALESHLSYDLTSNMVIGLSYYGSWGGESEVNSATIAGSELNNHAIGAQVAFNFAPGWQFLMQYKQDIAVDYGVKAQIVQGRLFYAVDFNSLFD; encoded by the coding sequence ATGAAGAAAGGTGTTCTGGCATTAATCTGTACCTGTTTTCTCATACCATCGGTTAGTTGGGCCACGGCCAACATGCGTGATTATATACCCGCACCGGCTGACACGTTTCTTTCCATGTTGTATTATCACAACGTAACCGCTGATGATTCTTACCAAGACGGTAACAAAGTAGCGAGTGTTGATCTCTCCCAGAACCTCTTTCTTCTTAGAGAGGTCTACTATACAAAAATCGGTTCCATCGTGGCCGACCCGCAGTTTATCCTCCCTTTCGGCAACGCATCCCTCAACGGTCAAAGTTCTGATGGTATAGGTGACCTCATCCTTTTGTGCACCTTCTGGGTACACAACAATCCTGAGACCAAAACCTACATTGGCGTAACCCCCTACCTCTATCTGCCCACCGGCGAATACGATAGAAATAGCGCCATCAACATGGGATCTAATCGTTACGCTTTTGAAGCCGAAGTTGGTTTTGTCAAAGGATGGGAGATCCAGCCCGGTCACAACCTCTTCCTTGAGGTCTCTCCTTCTGTCACCTTCTATGGCGACAACGATGATTATGGTGTCAACAATGAACTTTCCCAAGATCCGGTCTTTGCTCTGGAAAGCCATTTGAGTTACGACCTGACCTCGAACATGGTTATCGGCCTGAGCTACTACGGTTCATGGGGTGGTGAAAGCGAAGTAAACAGTGCCACAATCGCTGGTTCCGAACTCAACAACCATGCCATCGGAGCCCAGGTGGCTTTCAACTTTGCCCCAGGTTGGCAGTTCCTGATGCAATATAAACAAGACATCGCGGTTGATTACGGCGTCAAAGCCCAAATTGTTCAAGGCCGCCTCTTCTACGCGGTTGATTTCAACAGCCTGTTTGACTGA
- a CDS encoding competence/damage-inducible protein A, with product MAGQVQVEILSIGNELLRGEILDTNTQWMCQLVNSRGGEVVRVTMVPDIQEEIAAAVQAAIERSVDLVFTSGGLGPTEDDLTLAAVAKGAGVALELDPQAREMVRQRYDDFFAQGVMDEGGLNPFREKMAWLPKGAEPLYNPAGTAPGVHLQVGKTSIISLPGVPPELKGIINESLAPFLDTLFGSGGSFARMITVRCNDESIMASALSRVVAEYPQVYIKSLARPLGETPELDVLFTATSAELKDRELWVNGAVANLQDGLTELGLKHWEKE from the coding sequence ATGGCAGGGCAGGTACAAGTAGAAATACTCTCCATTGGGAATGAACTTCTGCGCGGGGAGATTCTCGATACCAATACCCAGTGGATGTGTCAGCTGGTCAACTCTCGTGGAGGTGAGGTGGTTCGAGTGACCATGGTGCCTGATATTCAAGAGGAGATAGCCGCAGCGGTGCAGGCGGCCATTGAAAGGAGTGTTGATCTGGTTTTTACCTCAGGTGGTTTAGGGCCCACGGAAGATGATTTGACCCTCGCGGCCGTAGCCAAAGGTGCAGGTGTTGCCCTTGAGCTCGATCCGCAGGCCCGTGAGATGGTCCGCCAACGTTATGACGACTTTTTTGCCCAGGGCGTGATGGATGAGGGGGGGCTCAATCCCTTCCGTGAAAAAATGGCCTGGCTGCCCAAGGGGGCGGAACCTCTCTATAACCCTGCGGGAACGGCACCGGGCGTGCATCTGCAGGTTGGAAAAACCTCCATCATTTCCCTGCCGGGAGTGCCGCCGGAGCTGAAGGGGATCATCAATGAATCGTTGGCGCCTTTTTTAGATACACTTTTTGGCAGTGGCGGTTCCTTTGCCCGCATGATTACGGTGCGCTGCAACGACGAATCGATTATGGCCAGCGCCTTAAGTCGAGTGGTGGCCGAGTATCCCCAGGTCTATATCAAGTCCCTGGCTCGCCCCCTTGGTGAAACGCCAGAGCTCGATGTCTTGTTTACCGCCACCAGTGCTGAGCTCAAGGACCGGGAACTCTGGGTCAATGGAGCCGTCGCCAACCTCCAAGACGGGCTGACAGAGCTCGGTTTGAAACATTGGGAAAAGGAGTGA
- a CDS encoding MFS transporter — MTANILKLNIFAALKMMLFPMAIITVFWKDQIGLSLSQILLVNVFFSTATMLMEYPSGYVSDRLGYRKALIIACCLGISGYVVYLFARSFWEVVCAELLLGVCYSFISGSDSALLYESLKASGRSELYTRCDGRMASFAQVGEAGGALCAGLMYVTNPLLPFIAQIGVWTTALVVVLSLKEPEVEQPPQISSHLGEALHISRYALHEKKAIRATMVLGLLLGLASFYPVWLVQPFMQECGVPLAWFGPIWAGANLMVAFCAYNSHKLLDRLGLERMVMLYVLLIVCAYLGLSLSSMVGSFLFYYLLTAMRGFQGPITRNILQQRASRRMRASILSLHSLMFRLGYVVTGPAVGWISDQQGIQSAFLALGLGFALLVPLAGRDFLKAQHEDPLPSNS; from the coding sequence ATGACCGCCAACATCCTTAAACTCAACATCTTTGCCGCCCTGAAGATGATGCTCTTTCCCATGGCGATCATCACCGTATTCTGGAAAGATCAGATAGGGCTCTCGCTCTCCCAGATCCTGTTGGTGAATGTCTTTTTCTCCACAGCTACCATGCTCATGGAATACCCTTCAGGCTATGTCAGCGACCGGTTGGGATACCGGAAAGCCTTGATCATCGCATGCTGCCTGGGGATCTCTGGTTATGTGGTCTATCTCTTTGCCCGCAGTTTCTGGGAGGTGGTCTGCGCTGAGCTGCTCTTGGGGGTCTGCTACAGTTTTATTAGTGGCTCAGACAGCGCCCTGCTCTACGAATCTCTCAAGGCCAGTGGCCGCAGTGAGCTCTACACCCGCTGCGACGGTCGCATGGCAAGTTTTGCCCAGGTGGGTGAGGCAGGAGGTGCCCTCTGCGCGGGCCTGATGTATGTCACCAACCCGCTTCTGCCTTTCATCGCCCAGATTGGCGTCTGGACAACGGCTTTGGTTGTGGTGCTTTCGCTCAAGGAGCCGGAAGTGGAACAGCCCCCACAAATTAGCTCTCACCTGGGTGAGGCTCTGCACATCAGCCGCTATGCCCTGCACGAAAAAAAAGCCATTCGCGCGACCATGGTCTTAGGCCTGCTACTCGGTCTCGCCAGTTTTTATCCGGTCTGGTTGGTGCAACCGTTCATGCAGGAGTGCGGTGTTCCCCTGGCCTGGTTTGGCCCTATCTGGGCAGGTGCCAACCTGATGGTGGCCTTCTGTGCCTACAACAGTCACAAGCTCCTGGATCGGCTGGGACTGGAACGAATGGTCATGCTCTATGTCCTACTCATTGTCTGTGCCTACCTGGGACTGAGCTTGAGCTCCATGGTGGGCAGTTTTCTCTTCTATTACCTGCTCACAGCCATGCGCGGTTTCCAGGGCCCCATCACCCGAAACATCCTCCAACAACGCGCAAGCCGCCGAATGCGGGCATCCATCCTTTCCCTGCATAGTCTTATGTTTCGCCTTGGCTATGTGGTGACTGGCCCTGCTGTCGGCTGGATAAGCGATCAACAGGGCATCCAGTCCGCTTTTCTGGCACTTGGGCTCGGATTTGCCCTGCTCGTCCCCTTAGCTGGCCGCGACTTTCTCAAGGCGCAGCATGAGGATCCCCTCCCTTCAAACTCATAA
- the ade gene encoding adenine deaminase, protein MERIREVSGHIVDLINRRIFGARLEISPQGIIEHIHSTDSPAPVYILPGFVDAHVHIESSMLCPSAFAQAAVCQGTLAAVTDPHEIANVLGLQGVEFMLSECSRSPFYFAVGAPSCVPATPFDSAGAALDAEMVAQLLQREDISHLSEMMNVPGVLLHDPQVWAKLAAAKRIGKPIDGHAPGLSGDDLRAYRAAGISTDHECLSPEEAVSKAAAGMKILLRQGSAARNFLELLPVMKKHPHQCMFCADDKHPDELMHGYINQLVQQAVAAGYDLFDVLISASLIPVRHYGLSLGMVQVGDSADWIEVDNLQDFTVRRAVIKAEVVAEQGVARLPLQAPLSSPNHFNLKPVGHEQFQISAREGLCRCIGIRDGELITDALFVEPKIEDHRVVADTARDLLKLAVFNRYAEHPQPALSLVQGLGIKEGALAASVAHDSHHLICAGTDDRLMATASNAVIEAGGGLAVVSGAGIVVLMPLPVAGLMTTVDCAQAAAQYRAVTEHALSCGCILQAPFMTLSFLALPVIPELKLTDKGLFDAISFSPVGLWKDSPQAQ, encoded by the coding sequence ATGGAGCGAATACGAGAAGTTAGTGGCCACATCGTTGATCTGATCAACAGGCGTATTTTCGGTGCACGCCTGGAAATAAGTCCACAGGGAATCATTGAGCACATCCACTCCACAGACTCTCCTGCCCCTGTCTACATCTTACCAGGCTTTGTCGATGCACACGTCCACATTGAGAGTTCCATGCTCTGCCCCTCGGCCTTTGCCCAGGCTGCGGTCTGCCAGGGAACACTGGCAGCAGTGACCGATCCCCATGAGATTGCAAACGTCTTAGGGCTCCAAGGAGTGGAATTCATGCTCAGTGAGTGTAGTCGAAGTCCCTTTTATTTTGCGGTGGGAGCACCTTCCTGTGTACCGGCAACGCCCTTTGACAGCGCTGGTGCGGCTCTTGATGCTGAGATGGTGGCACAACTTCTTCAAAGAGAAGATATCAGCCATCTCTCAGAGATGATGAATGTTCCCGGTGTTCTGCTCCACGATCCCCAAGTCTGGGCAAAACTTGCTGCAGCAAAAAGGATCGGCAAGCCCATCGATGGGCATGCTCCCGGGCTGAGTGGAGATGATCTGCGGGCATACAGAGCAGCAGGAATAAGTACGGATCATGAATGTCTCTCGCCAGAGGAAGCCGTAAGCAAAGCGGCAGCCGGAATGAAGATTCTTCTTCGCCAAGGTTCCGCTGCCAGAAATTTTCTAGAGCTCTTGCCGGTGATGAAAAAACATCCACACCAATGCATGTTCTGCGCCGACGACAAACATCCCGATGAACTCATGCATGGGTATATCAACCAGCTGGTGCAACAGGCGGTGGCGGCAGGTTATGATCTCTTTGATGTCCTGATAAGCGCGAGCTTAATTCCCGTGCGCCATTACGGACTTTCCCTGGGGATGGTACAGGTAGGTGATTCTGCGGATTGGATCGAGGTGGATAACCTGCAGGATTTCACCGTCCGGCGGGCTGTAATCAAGGCGGAGGTGGTGGCCGAACAGGGAGTTGCACGCCTGCCCTTGCAGGCTCCCCTCTCCAGTCCCAATCATTTCAACCTTAAACCTGTGGGGCACGAGCAGTTTCAGATTTCTGCCCGTGAAGGGTTGTGCCGGTGTATTGGCATTCGTGATGGTGAGCTGATAACCGATGCACTCTTTGTGGAACCCAAAATTGAGGATCATAGGGTAGTGGCCGACACAGCACGGGACCTGCTGAAACTGGCCGTCTTCAATCGCTACGCCGAGCACCCACAACCAGCTCTGAGCCTGGTTCAGGGACTGGGAATAAAAGAGGGAGCCCTGGCCGCCAGTGTGGCCCACGATTCCCATCACCTCATCTGCGCCGGAACCGATGACCGCCTGATGGCGACAGCGTCCAATGCGGTTATTGAGGCTGGCGGAGGACTTGCCGTCGTCAGTGGAGCCGGGATTGTTGTCCTGATGCCCCTGCCGGTCGCCGGTCTGATGACCACGGTGGACTGTGCGCAGGCAGCAGCCCAGTACCGAGCGGTGACCGAGCATGCGCTCTCCTGTGGCTGCATCTTGCAGGCCCCCTTTATGACGCTCTCGTTTCTGGCCCTGCCGGTCATCCCCGAGCTGAAGCTGACCGATAAAGGGCTCTTTGATGCCATATCCTTCTCGCCTGTGGGGTTATGGAAAGACTCCCCACAGGCTCAGTGA